A single genomic interval of Malania oleifera isolate guangnan ecotype guangnan chromosome 13, ASM2987363v1, whole genome shotgun sequence harbors:
- the LOC131146057 gene encoding protein CANDIDATE G-PROTEIN COUPLED RECEPTOR 7-like, whose translation MAFVFLTLLVFSSHFLTTTVAEIRFSEIRSDARSTIPFDEFGFTHSGRLELNVSDISLSVSDPNPNSKPDLSRLGFLLCTRDAWYHVLQQIQDGDVSCVIDSKLVKRVYIFDNLGDSRSVDAETRVSDANLFTLLFANCIPNLRLSMDVRSSMYNLEGSSGPRDYLSAGKAVLPKVYFLFFLVYFSIGGIWVYLLYKNRLTLSVFRIHFFMLAVVVLKALNLLCEAEDKKYIKRTGSAHGWDVLFYMFSFLKGITLFTLIVLIGTGWSFLKPFLQDKEKKVLMIVIPLQVVANVAQVVIDETGPYGQGSDSWKQLFLVVDVVCCCAVLFPIVWSIKNLREAARMDGKAAVNLNKLTLFRQYYIVVICYIYFTRVAVYALEIITSYRYQWVSVVAAELATLAFYVFTGYNFRPKVHNPYFAIDDEEEEAAAETLKVEDEFEL comes from the coding sequence ATGGCCTTCGTCTTCCTCACTCTGCTTGTTTTCTCATCTCACTTCCTCACCACCACCGTCGCCGAGATCCGCTTCTCGGAGATCCGATCCGACGCCCGCTCCACCATCCCCTTCGACGAGTTCGGGTTCACCCACTCCGGCCGCCTCGAGCTCAACGTCTCCGACATCTCCCTCTCTGTCTCCGACCCGAACCCCAACTCCAAACCCGACCTCTCCCGGCTCGGGTTCCTCCTCTGCACGCGCGACGCCTGGTACCACGTCCTCCAGCAGATCCAGGACGGCGACGTCTCCTGCGTTATCGACTCCAAACTCGTCAAGCGCGTCTACATCTTCGACAACCTCGGAGACTCCAGAAGCGTCGACGCCGAAACTAGGGTTTCCGATGCCAATCTGTTCACTCTATTGTTCGCGAATTGCATCCCCAATCTTCGGCTCTCGATGGATGTTCGGTCTTCAATGTACAATCTCGAAGGCAGCTCTGGTCCCCGTGATTATTTATCCGCCGGTAAAGCTGTTCTCCCGAAAGTTTATTTCTTGTTCTTCTTGGTGTATTTCTCGATTGGGGGCATTTGGGTTTATCTGCTTTATAAGAACAGATTGACATTGAGTGTGTTCCGTATACACTTCTTCATGCTTGCGGTGGTTGTGTTGAAGGCTTTGAATCTTCTATGCGAGGCAGAGGATAAGAAGTACATTAAGAGAACTGGTAGTGCTCATGGTTGGGATGTCCTGTTCTATATGTTTAGCTTCTTGAAGGGTATTACGTTGTTCACATTGATTGTTTTGATTGGGACTGGTTGGTCCTTCTTGAAACCTTTTTTGCAAGACAAGGAGAAGAAGGTTTTGATGATTGTCATTCCTCTCCAAGTGGTCGCAAATGTAGCTCAAGTGGTGATTGATGAAACGGGTCCATATGGGCAGGGTTCGGATTCTTGGAAGCAGCTGTTCTTGGTTGTGGATGTTGTATGTTGTTGTGCTGTGTTATTTCCCATTGTTTGGTCCATTAAGAATTTGCGGGAAGCAGCGAGAATGGATGGGAAGGCAGCAGTGAATTTGAACAAGTTAACCCTTTTTCGGCAGTACTACATTGTTGTGATATGTTACATTTACTTCACGCGTGTCGCGGTTTATGCTTTGGAGATTATTACGTCGTATCGGTATCAATGGGTGAGTGTGGTTGCGGCTGAATTGGCTACTCTTGCTTTCTATGTATTCACCGGGTACAATTTTAGGCCTAAAGTGCACAATCCTTACTTTGCAATCGATGATGAAGAGGAGGAAGCTGCTGCAGAAACTTTGAAGGTTGAAGATGAATTTGAATTATGA